A section of the Papio anubis isolate 15944 chromosome 2, Panubis1.0, whole genome shotgun sequence genome encodes:
- the RAP2B gene encoding ras-related protein Rap-2b, translating into MREYKVVVLGSGGVGKSALTVQFVTGSFIEKYDPTIEDFYRKEIEVDSSPSVLEILDTAGTEQFASMRDLYIKNGQGFILVYSLVNQQSFQDIKPMRDQIIRVKRYERVPMILVGNKVDLEGEREVSYGEGKALAEEWSCPFMETSAKNKASVDELFAEIVRQMNYAAQPNGDEGCCSACVIL; encoded by the coding sequence ATGAGAGAGTACAAAGTGGTGGTGCTGGGCTCGGGCGGCGTGGGCAAGTCCGCGCTCACCGTGCAGTTCGTGACGGGCTCCTTCATCGAGAAGTACGACCCGACCATCGAAGACTTCTACCGCAAGGAGATTGAGGTGGACTCGTCGCCGTCGGTGCTGGAGATCCTGGATACTGCGGGCACCGAGCAGTTCGCGTCCATGCGGGACCTGTATATCAAGAACGGTCAGGGCTTCATCCTGGTCTACAGCCTCGTCAACCAGCAGAGCTTCCAGGACATCAAGCCCATGCGGGACCAGATCATCCGCGTGAAGCGGTACGAGCGCGTGCCCATGATCCTGGTGGGCAACAAGGTGGACCTGGAGGGCGAGCGCGAGGTCTCGTACGGCGAGGGCAAGGCCCTGGCTGAGGAGTGGAGCTGCCCCTTCATGGAGACGTCGGCCAAAAACAAAGCCTCGGTAGACGAGCTGTTTGCCGAGATCGTGCGGCAGATGAACTACGCGGCGCAGCCCAACGGCGATGAGGGCTGCTGCTCGGCCTGCGTGATCCTCTGA